From Nitrospinota bacterium, the proteins below share one genomic window:
- a CDS encoding glycosyltransferase family 9 protein, protein MGPIVLPDNARILVIRPDRIGDVILSTPVLVSLRMEKPGWKIAMLVRPTVAPLLEGHPAIDELLTLDTDEKPSWNNTAPLAGILRLKKFDAALHLYSDFWVSLAVWRAGVPVRIGPASKLARIFYNTAIPQRRSRGERHEADYNLDLLAPLGVPPLRRSMLPVTPDAIGAAAALLDPSRKNIGVFPGMGGSARNWKPEQYARLIDILGAEGNNVILMGGAADAGIVDAVAAACATTPKRFAGAHLKELAAFIHRLDVFVAPSTGPLHIAGAVGTPAVGIYCPIRVCLPRRWGPIGTRDAALRPDVPMCDVCVKEQCPYWDCMDRLTADEAAAAVKERL, encoded by the coding sequence ATGGGGCCGATAGTTCTGCCCGATAACGCGCGCATCCTTGTCATCCGTCCCGACCGCATCGGCGACGTGATCCTATCCACCCCGGTGCTGGTGTCGCTGCGCATGGAAAAACCGGGCTGGAAAATCGCCATGCTGGTGCGGCCGACGGTCGCGCCGCTATTGGAGGGGCACCCCGCCATCGACGAACTGCTCACGCTGGATACCGACGAGAAGCCGTCGTGGAATAACACCGCGCCGCTGGCTGGCATCCTGCGCCTCAAAAAATTCGACGCGGCGCTGCACCTGTACTCCGATTTTTGGGTATCGCTCGCCGTGTGGCGCGCGGGGGTGCCGGTGCGCATCGGCCCCGCCAGCAAGCTGGCGCGCATCTTTTACAACACCGCCATCCCCCAGCGCCGCAGCCGGGGGGAGAGGCACGAAGCGGATTACAATCTCGATCTCCTCGCGCCGCTCGGCGTTCCGCCGCTGCGGAGAAGCATGCTTCCCGTTACGCCGGACGCCATCGGCGCGGCGGCGGCGTTGCTCGATCCGTCACGGAAAAACATCGGCGTATTCCCCGGCATGGGGGGAAGCGCGCGCAACTGGAAGCCGGAGCAGTACGCCCGGCTGATCGACATCCTGGGCGCCGAGGGAAACAACGTCATCCTTATGGGAGGCGCGGCGGATGCCGGAATCGTCGACGCGGTGGCGGCGGCCTGCGCCACAACGCCAAAACGGTTTGCGGGGGCGCACCTCAAGGAACTGGCCGCTTTCATACACAGGCTCGACGTTTTCGTCGCCCCCAGCACCGGGCCGTTGCACATCGCCGGGGCTGTCGGCACTCCCGCCGTTGGGATATACTGCCCTATCCGGGTTTGCCTGCCGCGGCGGTGGGGCCCGATAGGAACGCGCGACGCCGCCCTGCGCCCCGACGTGCCAATGTGCGACGTGTGCGTTAAAGAACAATGCCCGTATTGGGATTGCATGGACCGGCTGACCGCCGACGAAGCGGCCGCCGCCGTGAAAGAGAGATTATGA
- a CDS encoding methyltransferase domain-containing protein: MKQKKIIIANPPGKFPGNRYPCPFPSRWTSIFHNYPVFIFFPYQLAYLSSLLKRDFPQHAIKMIDGTWLRFTAEEYIRWLEWQKPDVVIFETDTVTYHETMKVARAIKQKFGATIIMTGQYSTVFPAQVLADGCDYACVGEYEETVRDILRGGDPKTIPGLHPNGYRKVLDIDSLPDPEDDDIRRIDYAYPGGCRWTKYTSIEIHGSRGCPYSCDFCVAGTVYYEKPNWRPRSPARIINEITTLRRKYPSIEGVFFDEETHIVKKSAALELCDAIIQSGNSDLHYEAMANHQRLDEEILEKLKKAGYYKLRIGIETIDPATSESIGRKTKADRLQEILREAKKLDIEMYGTFIIGASGSTRAGDVATIEYGAKLLEQGLLSSWQASIAVPHPGTPFHEKAKEHGWLTTDDPEEFNGINGSVLSYPNYSAEEIKGTVEIMWKRFEKATHGKAAVATRCIAAEKTWLPPGQRDEVRKKLQHLTALFNTGDNEATLAMADGIINAHPQVLRARHVVASVHERLGFFEKAREIFQYIVATAADYDDAIQHGAAAHFHLGWMAYQDGDTATARRHFEHCMHLNPNHLMARRFYWILLDQGATLDIESAFWDKFEKDFSGNGAVTAPWVDLQHATKVAQLNDFWADPKVEAVLRGAEKQRLIDAVAKPEVETVLEIGCGAGWLALELARRGKKVTGIDVSRDRIETAKQYAAKNGVKIEYLQGDALKFLEESGRTFDRIVAWDSLHHIADLARLMRAVKKALNPGGRLVAFDHGGGNTKEHGELANSFLGTARLVHLPRNANGNGNGPHLDEALSPYEDVGSFLLEETIRRHMDVVAHSSHIAFTGLVAAAIDFSKADIALLADLKKTEEAMIAQKLTRGEYIYIEAETR, translated from the coding sequence TTGAAACAGAAAAAAATCATTATCGCCAACCCGCCGGGGAAATTTCCGGGCAACCGCTATCCCTGCCCCTTTCCCAGCCGGTGGACCTCCATTTTCCATAACTACCCGGTTTTCATCTTCTTCCCGTACCAACTCGCCTACCTCAGCAGCCTGCTCAAGCGCGATTTTCCGCAACACGCCATCAAGATGATCGACGGCACATGGCTGCGCTTCACCGCCGAGGAGTACATCCGCTGGCTGGAGTGGCAGAAGCCGGACGTGGTGATATTCGAGACCGACACCGTCACTTACCACGAGACGATGAAAGTGGCCCGCGCGATCAAGCAGAAATTCGGCGCCACCATCATCATGACCGGGCAGTACTCCACCGTCTTCCCGGCGCAGGTGCTGGCCGACGGTTGCGATTACGCCTGCGTGGGCGAGTACGAAGAGACGGTGCGCGACATCCTGCGCGGCGGCGATCCCAAAACCATACCGGGCCTCCATCCCAACGGGTACCGCAAGGTGCTGGACATCGATTCCCTCCCCGACCCGGAAGACGACGACATCCGCCGCATCGATTACGCATACCCCGGCGGCTGCCGCTGGACCAAGTACACATCCATCGAGATACACGGCAGCCGCGGCTGCCCCTATAGCTGCGATTTCTGCGTGGCGGGAACCGTCTACTACGAGAAACCGAACTGGCGGCCCCGCAGTCCCGCGCGCATCATCAACGAAATAACCACGCTGCGCCGCAAGTACCCGTCCATCGAGGGGGTGTTCTTCGACGAGGAGACGCACATCGTAAAGAAGAGCGCGGCGCTGGAACTGTGCGACGCCATCATCCAAAGCGGCAACAGCGATCTGCACTACGAGGCGATGGCGAACCACCAGCGGCTGGACGAAGAGATTCTGGAAAAGCTGAAAAAGGCCGGCTACTACAAGCTGCGCATCGGCATCGAGACCATCGACCCCGCCACCAGCGAAAGCATCGGCCGCAAAACGAAGGCCGACCGCCTGCAGGAGATTTTGCGCGAGGCGAAGAAGCTGGACATCGAGATGTACGGCACGTTCATCATCGGCGCGTCCGGCAGCACCCGCGCGGGGGACGTGGCGACCATCGAATACGGCGCGAAGCTGCTGGAGCAGGGGCTTCTATCCAGTTGGCAGGCATCCATCGCCGTGCCGCACCCCGGCACCCCGTTCCACGAAAAAGCGAAAGAGCACGGCTGGCTCACCACCGACGACCCGGAAGAGTTCAACGGCATCAACGGCTCGGTGCTCTCGTACCCCAATTACTCCGCCGAGGAGATAAAGGGGACCGTCGAGATCATGTGGAAGCGCTTCGAGAAGGCCACGCACGGCAAGGCGGCGGTCGCCACCCGCTGCATCGCGGCGGAAAAAACGTGGCTGCCGCCCGGACAGCGGGACGAAGTGCGCAAAAAACTGCAACACCTCACCGCCCTCTTTAACACCGGCGATAACGAAGCGACGCTGGCAATGGCGGACGGCATCATAAACGCCCACCCGCAGGTGCTGCGCGCGCGCCACGTCGTCGCCTCCGTTCACGAGCGGCTCGGCTTTTTCGAGAAAGCGCGCGAGATATTCCAGTACATCGTTGCCACCGCCGCCGATTACGACGACGCCATACAGCACGGCGCGGCGGCGCACTTCCACCTCGGCTGGATGGCGTATCAGGACGGCGATACCGCCACGGCCCGCCGCCACTTTGAACACTGCATGCACCTCAACCCCAACCACCTGATGGCGCGGCGATTTTACTGGATACTGCTCGACCAGGGCGCGACGCTGGACATCGAATCGGCGTTCTGGGACAAGTTTGAAAAAGATTTCTCCGGCAACGGCGCGGTGACCGCCCCGTGGGTCGACCTGCAACATGCCACCAAAGTGGCGCAATTGAACGACTTTTGGGCCGACCCGAAGGTGGAAGCCGTCTTGCGCGGTGCCGAAAAACAGCGGCTGATAGACGCCGTGGCGAAGCCGGAGGTGGAAACCGTGCTGGAGATCGGCTGCGGTGCGGGGTGGCTGGCCCTTGAACTGGCGCGGCGCGGCAAGAAAGTGACCGGCATCGACGTGAGCCGCGACCGGATAGAGACCGCGAAACAATACGCCGCCAAAAACGGCGTGAAGATCGAATACCTGCAAGGGGACGCGCTAAAATTTTTGGAAGAAAGCGGGCGCACCTTCGACCGCATCGTGGCGTGGGATTCGCTCCACCACATCGCCGACCTCGCGCGCCTGATGCGCGCCGTGAAAAAAGCGCTGAATCCGGGCGGACGGCTGGTCGCCTTCGACCACGGGGGGGGCAACACGAAAGAGCACGGTGAATTGGCGAATTCGTTCCTCGGCACCGCGCGGCTGGTCCACCTGCCGCGCAACGCAAATGGAAACGGAAACGGCCCGCACCTTGACGAAGCGCTCTCCCCCTACGAAGACGTGGGGAGCTTTCTGCTGGAAGAGACCATCCGCCGCCACATGGATGTGGTGGCGCACAGCTCGCACATCGCCTTCACCGGCCTTGTCGCCGCCGCCATCGACTTCTCCAAAGCGGATATCGCGCTGCTGGCCGACCTGAAAAAAACGGAAGAAGCGATGATCGCCCAAAAACTCACGCGCGGCGAATACATCTACATCGAGGCCGAAACCCGGTAG
- the msbA gene encoding lipid A export permease/ATP-binding protein MsbA codes for MTAENTMRDYRRLLRYLRPYMGSFVLAAIGMAVISSTAGGAAFLIQPLMDDIFIKKDRNLLMLLPAAIVGIYLLRGIGRYYASMLMQKIGQMTVRDIRNDLYGHMQGLSLSFYHRHTTGKLVSRIVNDVNVIQDTISIVVYDLFRESFTAAALLGVLVYRDPKLSLFVLVTFPFAALLIGKLGRKLRAISRNTQERMADLTSLMHEAFSGVRVVKAFGMERYEVTRFKEHNEGFFRTMLKTIKINELSSPLLEFLGAFGVGAIIWYGGMQVIDGHSTVGNFFSFLTAMFMVFAPINKLSRVYNKIQQAMGAASRVFEILDTPSEIADAPDAKPIAPVAREVRFENVSFAYHNEPVLRRVELAVPAGAVLAIVGTSGAGKSTLVDLIPRFYDPVEGRILFDGADIRHATLASLRGQIGIVTQEVFLFNDTVRNNIAYGHSDIPRERIEAAARAAYAHDFIMEMPMGYDTVIGERGARLSGGQRQRISIARALLKNPAILILDEATSALDTKSEIEVQKALNNLIQNRTTFVIAHRLSTIKNARTIIVLDKGSIVEQGTHDELLNAGGAYKRVYEMQFTRHGGAPAADGGTAEQSVKRE; via the coding sequence ATGACGGCTGAAAACACGATGCGCGACTACCGGCGGCTGTTGCGCTACCTCCGCCCGTACATGGGATCGTTCGTGCTGGCGGCCATCGGCATGGCGGTGATCTCTTCCACCGCGGGGGGCGCGGCGTTCCTCATCCAGCCGCTGATGGACGACATCTTCATCAAGAAGGACCGCAACCTGCTGATGCTGCTGCCGGCCGCCATCGTCGGCATCTACCTGCTGCGCGGCATCGGGCGGTATTACGCCAGCATGCTGATGCAGAAGATCGGCCAGATGACGGTGCGCGACATACGCAACGATCTGTACGGCCACATGCAGGGGCTTTCCCTCTCCTTCTACCACCGGCACACCACCGGCAAGCTGGTCTCGCGCATCGTGAACGACGTGAACGTGATACAGGACACCATCTCCATCGTGGTGTACGATCTCTTCCGCGAAAGTTTCACCGCCGCCGCGCTGCTGGGGGTGCTGGTCTACCGCGACCCGAAGCTTTCGCTGTTCGTGCTGGTCACCTTTCCCTTCGCCGCGCTGCTGATCGGCAAGCTGGGGCGGAAACTCCGCGCCATCAGCCGCAACACGCAGGAGCGGATGGCCGACCTCACCTCGCTGATGCACGAGGCGTTTTCCGGCGTGCGGGTGGTGAAGGCCTTCGGCATGGAACGGTACGAGGTGACGCGGTTCAAGGAGCACAACGAGGGCTTTTTCCGCACCATGCTCAAGACGATAAAGATAAACGAGCTTTCCTCGCCGCTGCTGGAGTTTCTCGGCGCGTTCGGCGTGGGGGCCATCATCTGGTACGGCGGCATGCAGGTGATCGACGGGCACAGCACCGTGGGGAACTTCTTCTCCTTCCTCACCGCGATGTTCATGGTCTTCGCGCCCATAAACAAGCTGAGCCGGGTGTACAACAAAATCCAGCAGGCGATGGGGGCCGCCTCCCGCGTGTTTGAAATCCTCGATACGCCCTCCGAGATCGCCGATGCGCCGGACGCGAAGCCGATAGCCCCGGTGGCGCGCGAAGTACGGTTCGAAAACGTTTCATTCGCCTACCACAACGAACCGGTGCTGCGCCGGGTGGAACTCGCCGTTCCCGCCGGGGCCGTCCTCGCCATCGTCGGCACCAGCGGCGCGGGAAAATCGACGCTGGTCGACCTCATCCCCCGCTTTTACGACCCGGTGGAAGGGCGGATTCTGTTCGACGGGGCCGACATCCGCCACGCCACGCTGGCCTCGCTGCGCGGACAGATCGGCATCGTCACGCAGGAGGTGTTCCTTTTTAACGACACGGTGCGCAACAACATCGCCTACGGCCACAGCGATATTCCGCGTGAACGGATAGAGGCCGCCGCCCGCGCCGCCTACGCGCACGATTTCATCATGGAAATGCCGATGGGGTACGATACCGTCATCGGCGAGCGCGGCGCGCGCCTTTCCGGCGGCCAGCGCCAGCGGATATCCATCGCCCGCGCCCTGCTGAAAAACCCGGCCATCCTCATTTTGGACGAAGCCACCTCCGCGCTGGACACCAAATCGGAAATCGAAGTGCAGAAGGCGCTTAACAACCTGATACAGAACCGCACCACCTTCGTCATCGCCCACCGCCTCTCCACCATCAAGAACGCCCGCACCATCATCGTGCTGGACAAGGGAAGCATCGTGGAACAGGGAACGCACGACGAACTGCTGAACGCGGGGGGGGCTTACAAGCGGGTTTACGAAATGCAGTTCACCCGCCACGGCGGCGCGCCCGCCGCGGATGGGGGAACAGCTGAGCAATCGGTCAAGCGGGAATGA
- a CDS encoding SPASM domain-containing protein produces MRYDHPAYGDWEKRVIAPQSGPTHLTILSTGRCNLACFMCGHSLVDGLPVTIDPNAIDRWLEKAQRVFLAGGEPLWMGENANPEAAQIFDALIKHHTHLKINAYTNGTLMNGAMAKLALERFESIHFSIDTVDPAIYEKIRGKPLLPTVLENVERLARMKRERGLGKDDAPRINFNTILMNATVRGLPAVAEKLAAVGGHKQCIVKLNNVLGFDYQQVLEQEMAAKEGQTTPSDITEVEKIVRSFQGEMALEVFDANKFGAAELAGIRAALEKIYAEHGIEVEDQACFLETAARKVAPTDAEAVCPAPWVTGDIHENGNVLCCCANSTILGNVREQSFDEIWNGPAAQDLRASFIRGEMKGCIQSGCPSLHEYFTVRPDAYAGDMLATLKRTFTQPDKITSILLFRSAPDYQSHLAARTLAKYFPHAAITVVTNGAGAEAVRRWGLPVEVAVYPGAHFEPEAFARWWSGGKHHHLAVALYNNNERRGYERVELILASLDAGYRVGVRPDGRFLKF; encoded by the coding sequence TTGAGATACGATCACCCCGCATACGGCGACTGGGAGAAACGGGTCATCGCCCCCCAAAGCGGGCCGACGCACCTGACGATCCTTTCCACCGGCAGGTGCAACCTCGCCTGCTTCATGTGCGGCCACTCGCTGGTGGACGGCTTGCCGGTGACCATCGACCCTAATGCCATCGACCGGTGGCTGGAAAAAGCGCAGCGCGTGTTCCTGGCCGGGGGCGAACCGCTCTGGATGGGCGAAAACGCCAACCCCGAAGCGGCCCAAATATTCGACGCGCTCATCAAGCACCACACGCACCTCAAGATAAACGCCTACACCAACGGCACGCTGATGAACGGGGCTATGGCGAAGCTGGCGCTGGAGCGGTTCGAGAGCATCCACTTCTCCATCGATACCGTCGATCCCGCCATCTACGAAAAAATCCGGGGCAAGCCGCTGCTGCCGACGGTGCTGGAGAACGTGGAACGCCTCGCCCGGATGAAACGCGAACGCGGCCTCGGCAAAGACGATGCGCCCCGCATCAACTTCAACACCATCCTGATGAACGCCACCGTGCGCGGCCTTCCCGCCGTGGCGGAAAAACTGGCGGCGGTGGGCGGCCACAAGCAGTGCATCGTAAAGCTCAACAACGTGCTCGGCTTCGATTACCAGCAGGTGCTGGAACAGGAGATGGCGGCGAAGGAGGGGCAAACAACGCCCAGCGACATCACCGAAGTGGAAAAAATCGTCCGCTCGTTTCAGGGTGAAATGGCGCTGGAGGTCTTTGATGCCAACAAATTCGGCGCGGCTGAACTGGCGGGCATCCGCGCCGCGCTGGAAAAGATTTACGCCGAACACGGCATTGAGGTGGAGGATCAGGCCTGCTTCCTGGAGACCGCCGCGCGAAAGGTTGCGCCAACCGACGCGGAAGCGGTTTGCCCCGCGCCGTGGGTGACGGGAGACATTCACGAAAACGGCAACGTGCTCTGCTGCTGCGCCAACTCCACCATATTGGGCAACGTGCGGGAGCAATCTTTCGACGAAATCTGGAACGGCCCGGCGGCGCAAGATTTGCGCGCATCGTTCATACGGGGCGAAATGAAAGGATGCATCCAAAGCGGCTGTCCATCGCTGCACGAATACTTCACCGTGCGGCCGGACGCATATGCGGGCGACATGCTGGCCACGCTTAAGCGCACCTTCACGCAGCCGGATAAAATAACCTCCATCCTGCTGTTCCGTTCCGCCCCCGATTATCAAAGCCATCTCGCCGCCCGCACGCTGGCGAAATATTTTCCGCATGCGGCCATCACCGTCGTTACCAACGGGGCGGGGGCGGAGGCCGTGCGGCGGTGGGGGCTGCCCGTCGAGGTGGCGGTCTATCCCGGCGCGCACTTCGAGCCGGAAGCTTTTGCCCGCTGGTGGAGCGGCGGAAAACATCACCACCTCGCCGTGGCGCTGTATAACAACAACGAGCGGCGCGGCTATGAACGGGTGGAGCTTATCCTCGCCTCGCTCGATGCGGGCTACCGCGTCGGCGTCCGCCCCGACGGCCGCTTCCTGAAGTTTTGA
- a CDS encoding glycosyltransferase — protein MKRAVVFCTAPAAQTRAAADAALAGFSKEHIWFAGPDASPFAAEKNYISWGNGPFSIQSGANIWNAVRAIDAATIVLPLNNPDGEGYGLLRLFVRWIFDGEIIEHLPDGTLRTLERGAFSLLLSPEERWHAAVIALLGVARPFLGFTGDKVPRPVFPGTLDYRTIRDDSAGGVVGVSVVIRSYNEESHIGKTLEMVFSQIGFSGEVIVIDSESTDATREIALRHPVRLFSVGKRAFSYGAALNLGARLARGRIVVNLSAHAVPAHREWLTALTAPLADDTVAGVYGRELPIEGWNGHFEAKILSDAFGPKPMRSRDNPFFSNANAAMPRKLVLDLPFDEHVGWGEDGLWAREMQRRGLAIAYRPDAAVHHSHNTSMFDNFARCLKHHRTLFSTYLRGKECEVCRAFYKKLPGRAASFRRFLAEQRGMAPLKAILYAPYCEYVNWLGCDEAAREAEDKS, from the coding sequence ATGAAGCGGGCGGTGGTTTTCTGCACGGCCCCCGCCGCGCAAACGCGGGCGGCCGCCGATGCGGCGCTCGCCGGATTTTCCAAAGAACATATCTGGTTTGCCGGGCCTGACGCTTCGCCGTTCGCCGCCGAAAAAAACTACATAAGCTGGGGGAACGGCCCCTTCTCCATTCAAAGCGGGGCGAACATATGGAACGCCGTACGCGCCATCGATGCGGCAACCATCGTGCTGCCGCTCAACAACCCGGACGGCGAAGGGTACGGCCTTCTCCGGCTTTTTGTCCGCTGGATATTCGACGGCGAAATTATTGAACACCTGCCGGACGGCACGTTGCGGACGCTGGAACGCGGCGCATTTTCGCTTTTGCTCAGCCCGGAGGAACGGTGGCACGCGGCGGTCATCGCGCTGCTCGGCGTTGCGCGCCCCTTCCTCGGCTTCACCGGCGATAAGGTGCCGCGCCCCGTTTTTCCCGGCACGTTGGACTACCGGACGATCAGGGATGATTCCGCCGGCGGCGTGGTCGGCGTATCCGTCGTCATCCGCAGCTACAACGAAGAATCCCATATCGGCAAAACGCTGGAGATGGTCTTTTCCCAAATCGGTTTTTCCGGCGAGGTGATCGTCATCGATTCCGAATCGACCGACGCCACGCGGGAGATCGCGCTGCGCCACCCGGTGCGCCTCTTCAGCGTGGGCAAACGCGCGTTCAGTTATGGCGCGGCGCTGAACCTCGGCGCGCGGCTGGCGCGCGGGCGCATCGTCGTGAACCTCAGCGCCCACGCCGTCCCGGCGCACCGCGAGTGGCTGACCGCGCTCACCGCTCCGCTCGCGGATGACACGGTGGCGGGCGTTTACGGGCGCGAACTCCCGATAGAAGGGTGGAACGGACACTTCGAGGCCAAGATTTTAAGCGACGCCTTCGGCCCAAAGCCGATGCGGAGCCGGGACAATCCCTTCTTCAGCAACGCCAACGCCGCAATGCCGCGCAAGCTGGTACTTGATCTGCCGTTCGACGAACACGTCGGCTGGGGGGAAGACGGACTTTGGGCGCGCGAGATGCAACGGCGCGGCCTTGCCATCGCTTACCGGCCCGATGCGGCGGTCCACCATTCGCACAACACGTCGATGTTCGACAACTTTGCCCGCTGCCTGAAGCACCACCGCACGCTTTTTTCCACTTATCTAAGAGGGAAGGAATGCGAAGTCTGCCGCGCCTTTTACAAGAAACTTCCCGGACGCGCCGCGTCGTTCCGCCGCTTCCTCGCCGAACAGCGCGGAATGGCCCCGCTGAAAGCGATACTGTACGCGCCGTACTGCGAATATGTAAACTGGCTGGGCTGCGATGAAGCGGCGCGCGAGGCAGAGGACAAATCTTGA